A portion of the Vespula vulgaris chromosome 24, iyVesVulg1.1, whole genome shotgun sequence genome contains these proteins:
- the LOC127072045 gene encoding mediator of RNA polymerase II transcription subunit 19: MMGDQFRSKVEQYSPKSSPRGARSPVVSRQDSTGTLKTTISLGKNPSIVHSGPFYLMKEPPGESELTGATNLMAYYGLEHSYSKFSGKKLKEQLSSFLPNLPGNIDTPGHQDNSSLRSVIEKPPIGGKELLPLTSVQLAGFRLHPGPLPEQYRYVNQAPQRKHKNKHKKHKHKPGEIPTGQETATTDISSSDTHEKKHKKQKRHDEEKEARKKRKKEKKRKKQKHSPEHTGGLTPSQHSNS, translated from the exons ATGATGGGCGATCAGTTTCGTAGTAAAGTGGAGCAGTACTCGCCAAAATCATCACCGAGGGGTGCACGTTCCCCTGTTGTTTCTCGTCAAGACTCGACAGGGACCCTCAAAACGACGATTTCCCTCGGAAAAAATCCTTCCATCGTCCACAGTGGTCCTTTTTACTTGATGAAAGAACCACCTG gGGAGAGCGAACTTACTGGAGCAACGAATTTGATGGCATATTATGGTTTAGAACATTCCTACAGTAAATTTAGCGGTAAAAAACTTAAAGAACAATTATCGTCTTTCCTTCCCAATCTACCTGGTAATATCGATACGCCTGGTCATCAAGACAACAG TTCATTGAGGTCTGTGATAGAGAAACCTCCAATTGGTGGTAAAGAATTATTACCATTGACTAGTGTGCAATTAGCTGGCTTTAGATTACATCCAGGGCCA TTACCGGAGCAATATAGATACGTAAATCAAGCTCCTCAAAGGAAACATAAGAACAAACATAAAAAGCATAAACACAAACCCGGTGAAATACCGACAGGACAAGAAACTGCTACGACGGATATTAGTAGTTCGGATACGCatgaaaagaaacataaaaaacagaagaggcacgacgaagaaaaagaagcaaggaagaaacggaaaaaggagaaaaaacgaaaaaaacaaaaacatagCCCCGAGCATACCGGAGGACTCACTCCTTCTCAGCATTCCAATTCGTGA
- the LOC127072042 gene encoding RNA-binding protein cabeza-like isoform X2, whose translation MTDNQYSSYQQQGYNQYSQPPPTTGQDTSYPPPSTGGGNYNQYSQPPPNTGGSYGSYGNVYTGSGQDYNQSPGQGSYGQNSYSGGSNSGNSGSGSYGGGSYGHGGSSNNSGSGGGYSRSNSGGGYGGGQGGGGGGRYGDRGGYGDRSGGGYNGGGRGGYNKGGYGDRNSGGDGMVVQEDTIFVSGMDPSISEEEICEHFGAIGLIKHDKRTGKPKVWMYKDKNTGKSKGEATVTYDDQNAALSAIRWFDGKDFKGCKIKVQIAQHKSSWQGNRSSGGRGSGGRGRGGGGFGGRGGGGDRDDHHRGGGDDRRDGGGRGGDWRCPNPDCGNTNFAWRDHCNLCKSSKPEGAGSGGGGGGGGGGGGGGGGGGRGGGGRGGGDRGGRGGFRSDRGGGRGGDRGGRGGGFRGGDRGRGGGRGGPMRGVGGRGDRDRDRQRPY comes from the exons ATGACGGACAACC AGTATTCAAGTTACCAACAACAGGGATACAATCAATATAGTCAACCCCCTCCGACAACAGGACAGGATACATCTTATCCGCCACCTTCTACCGGTGGTggtaattataatcaatatagtCAACCTCCTCCAAACACTGGAGGCAGTTATGGGAGCTATGGCAATGTTTATACCGGAAGTGGTCAAGATTATAATCAATCGCCAGGTCAGGGTAGTTATGGACAAAACAGCTACAGTGGTGGAAGTAACTCCGGAAATAGCGGTAGTGGCAGTTATGGAGGAGGAAGTTATGGTCATGGAGGAAGTAGCAATAATAGTGGCAGCGGTGGTGGATACAGTCGCAGCAACTCTGGTGGAGGATATGGCGGAG GTcaaggtggtggtggaggaggtaGATATGGCGATCGTGGAGGATATGGTGACCGCTCTGGTGGAGGATacaa TGGCGGTGGCCGTGGTGGTTATAACAAAG GGGGCTACGGTGACCGTAACAGTGGTGGCGATGGAATGGTCGTACAAGAAGATACCATTTTCGTGTCTGGTATGGATCCATCTATCTCAGAAGAAGAGATTTGTGAACATTTTGGAGCCATTGGACTTATCAAG CACGATAAACGTACCGGAAAACCAAAAGTGTGGatgtataaagataaaaacacTGGAAAATCTAAAGGAGAAGCAACGGTCACCTACGATGATCAAAATGCTGCACTCTCAGCGATAAGATGGTTCGATGGGAAAGATTTCAAAGGTTGCAAGATTAAAGTACAAATAGCACAACATAAGAGTAGTTGGCAAGGTAACCGCAGTAGTGGAGGTCGTGGAAGTGGTggtagaggaagaggaggtggtggaTTTGGTGGACGTGGAGGAGGTGGTGATCGAGATGATCACCATCGTGGAGGTGGTGATGATCGTCGTGATGGAGGAGGACGAGGTGGTGATTGGAG atGTCCAAATCCAGATTGTGGCAACACAAACTTTGCTTGGCGAGATCATTGTAACCTTTGTAAAAGTTCTAAGCCAGAAGGAGCAGGTAgcggaggaggtggtggtggtggtggtggtggtggcggtggtggtggcggaggtggaagaggaggcGGTGGTCGTGGTGGTGGTGATCGAGGTGGTCGCGGTGGTTTCAGAAGTGATAGAGGTGGTGGACGAGGAGGAGatagaggaggaagaggtggaggtTTCCGTGGTGGTGATAGAGGTagaggaggtggaagaggtGGACCAATGAGAGGAGTAGGAGG acgcggagacagagacagagatcgTCAACGTCCctattaa
- the LOC127072042 gene encoding RNA-binding protein cabeza-like isoform X1, with protein MTDNQYSSYQQQGYNQYSQPPPTTGQDTSYPPPSTGGGNYNQYSQPPPNTGGSYGSYGNVYTGSGQDYNQSPGQGSYGQNSYSGGSNSGNSGSGSYGGGSYGHGGSSNNSGSGGGYSRSNSGGGYGGGQGGGGGGRYGDRGGYGDRSGGGYNSGGGRGGYNKGGYGDRNSGGDGMVVQEDTIFVSGMDPSISEEEICEHFGAIGLIKHDKRTGKPKVWMYKDKNTGKSKGEATVTYDDQNAALSAIRWFDGKDFKGCKIKVQIAQHKSSWQGNRSSGGRGSGGRGRGGGGFGGRGGGGDRDDHHRGGGDDRRDGGGRGGDWRCPNPDCGNTNFAWRDHCNLCKSSKPEGAGSGGGGGGGGGGGGGGGGGGRGGGGRGGGDRGGRGGFRSDRGGGRGGDRGGRGGGFRGGDRGRGGGRGGPMRGVGGRGDRDRDRQRPY; from the exons ATGACGGACAACC AGTATTCAAGTTACCAACAACAGGGATACAATCAATATAGTCAACCCCCTCCGACAACAGGACAGGATACATCTTATCCGCCACCTTCTACCGGTGGTggtaattataatcaatatagtCAACCTCCTCCAAACACTGGAGGCAGTTATGGGAGCTATGGCAATGTTTATACCGGAAGTGGTCAAGATTATAATCAATCGCCAGGTCAGGGTAGTTATGGACAAAACAGCTACAGTGGTGGAAGTAACTCCGGAAATAGCGGTAGTGGCAGTTATGGAGGAGGAAGTTATGGTCATGGAGGAAGTAGCAATAATAGTGGCAGCGGTGGTGGATACAGTCGCAGCAACTCTGGTGGAGGATATGGCGGAG GTcaaggtggtggtggaggaggtaGATATGGCGATCGTGGAGGATATGGTGACCGCTCTGGTGGAGGATacaa CAGTGGCGGTGGCCGTGGTGGTTATAACAAAG GGGGCTACGGTGACCGTAACAGTGGTGGCGATGGAATGGTCGTACAAGAAGATACCATTTTCGTGTCTGGTATGGATCCATCTATCTCAGAAGAAGAGATTTGTGAACATTTTGGAGCCATTGGACTTATCAAG CACGATAAACGTACCGGAAAACCAAAAGTGTGGatgtataaagataaaaacacTGGAAAATCTAAAGGAGAAGCAACGGTCACCTACGATGATCAAAATGCTGCACTCTCAGCGATAAGATGGTTCGATGGGAAAGATTTCAAAGGTTGCAAGATTAAAGTACAAATAGCACAACATAAGAGTAGTTGGCAAGGTAACCGCAGTAGTGGAGGTCGTGGAAGTGGTggtagaggaagaggaggtggtggaTTTGGTGGACGTGGAGGAGGTGGTGATCGAGATGATCACCATCGTGGAGGTGGTGATGATCGTCGTGATGGAGGAGGACGAGGTGGTGATTGGAG atGTCCAAATCCAGATTGTGGCAACACAAACTTTGCTTGGCGAGATCATTGTAACCTTTGTAAAAGTTCTAAGCCAGAAGGAGCAGGTAgcggaggaggtggtggtggtggtggtggtggtggcggtggtggtggcggaggtggaagaggaggcGGTGGTCGTGGTGGTGGTGATCGAGGTGGTCGCGGTGGTTTCAGAAGTGATAGAGGTGGTGGACGAGGAGGAGatagaggaggaagaggtggaggtTTCCGTGGTGGTGATAGAGGTagaggaggtggaagaggtGGACCAATGAGAGGAGTAGGAGG acgcggagacagagacagagatcgTCAACGTCCctattaa
- the LOC127072042 gene encoding RNA-binding protein cabeza-like isoform X3, producing the protein MGAMAMFIPEVVKIIINRQVRVVMDKTATVVEVTPEIAVVAVMEEEVMVMEEVAIIVAAVVDTVAATLVEDMAEVKVVVEEVDMAIVEDMVTALVEDTRGYGDRNSGGDGMVVQEDTIFVSGMDPSISEEEICEHFGAIGLIKHDKRTGKPKVWMYKDKNTGKSKGEATVTYDDQNAALSAIRWFDGKDFKGCKIKVQIAQHKSSWQGNRSSGGRGSGGRGRGGGGFGGRGGGGDRDDHHRGGGDDRRDGGGRGGDWRCPNPDCGNTNFAWRDHCNLCKSSKPEGAGSGGGGGGGGGGGGGGGGGGRGGGGRGGGDRGGRGGFRSDRGGGRGGDRGGRGGGFRGGDRGRGGGRGGPMRGVGGRGDRDRDRQRPY; encoded by the exons ATGGGAGCTATGGCAATGTTTATACCGGAAGTGGTCAAGATTATAATCAATCGCCAGGTCAGGGTAGTTATGGACAAAACAGCTACAGTGGTGGAAGTAACTCCGGAAATAGCGGTAGTGGCAGTTATGGAGGAGGAAGTTATGGTCATGGAGGAAGTAGCAATAATAGTGGCAGCGGTGGTGGATACAGTCGCAGCAACTCTGGTGGAGGATATGGCGGAG GTcaaggtggtggtggaggaggtaGATATGGCGATCGTGGAGGATATGGTGACCGCTCTGGTGGAGGATacaa GGGGCTACGGTGACCGTAACAGTGGTGGCGATGGAATGGTCGTACAAGAAGATACCATTTTCGTGTCTGGTATGGATCCATCTATCTCAGAAGAAGAGATTTGTGAACATTTTGGAGCCATTGGACTTATCAAG CACGATAAACGTACCGGAAAACCAAAAGTGTGGatgtataaagataaaaacacTGGAAAATCTAAAGGAGAAGCAACGGTCACCTACGATGATCAAAATGCTGCACTCTCAGCGATAAGATGGTTCGATGGGAAAGATTTCAAAGGTTGCAAGATTAAAGTACAAATAGCACAACATAAGAGTAGTTGGCAAGGTAACCGCAGTAGTGGAGGTCGTGGAAGTGGTggtagaggaagaggaggtggtggaTTTGGTGGACGTGGAGGAGGTGGTGATCGAGATGATCACCATCGTGGAGGTGGTGATGATCGTCGTGATGGAGGAGGACGAGGTGGTGATTGGAG atGTCCAAATCCAGATTGTGGCAACACAAACTTTGCTTGGCGAGATCATTGTAACCTTTGTAAAAGTTCTAAGCCAGAAGGAGCAGGTAgcggaggaggtggtggtggtggtggtggtggtggcggtggtggtggcggaggtggaagaggaggcGGTGGTCGTGGTGGTGGTGATCGAGGTGGTCGCGGTGGTTTCAGAAGTGATAGAGGTGGTGGACGAGGAGGAGatagaggaggaagaggtggaggtTTCCGTGGTGGTGATAGAGGTagaggaggtggaagaggtGGACCAATGAGAGGAGTAGGAGG acgcggagacagagacagagatcgTCAACGTCCctattaa
- the LOC127072046 gene encoding probable Bax inhibitor 1 — MAATFNTFINSFNNKLDEPVRKHLKNVYGCLSLSTISAAVGAYVHMYTQLLQANLLTTFGTLGIFFALMSTPDNGKNQKLRLGYLLGFAFFSGLGLGPLLEIVINIDPSIVVTALVGTTLLFVSFSISALLAERGRWLYLGGIIFSMLNIMLFFSFINLFLHSQYIYQAHLYAGFFLMCGFIIYDTQLIIAKHHMGNKDFIVHSLDLFMDFIGVFRHLLVILTQKEISREQRKRKD, encoded by the exons ATGGCGGCGACATTCAATACTTTCATAAATTCCTTCAATAACAAATT GGATGAACCGGTtagaaaacatttaaaaaatgtttacggTTGTTTATCCTTGTCAACGATATCAGCTGCCGTAGGAGCTTACgtacacatgtacacacagCTCTTACAGGCTAACTTGCTTACTACTTTTGGTACACTTGGAATATTTTTTGCTTTGATGTCTACGCCAGACAAtggaaaaaatcaaaaattacgTCTTGGCTATCTCTTAGGATTCGCATTTTTCTCTGGATTAGGACTTGGTCCTTTGCTAGAGATCGTGATTAATATTGATCCTTCCATTGTTGTGACAGCGTTAGTAG GCACCACTCTCCTCTTTGTGTCGTTCAGTATTTCTGCACTTTTGGCTGAACGAGGTCGCTGGTTATATCTTGGTGGTATCATATTCAGCATGCTAAATATCatgttatttttctcctttataaaTCTCTTCTTACACTCCCAGTATATTTACCAAGCGCATCTCTATGCCGGATTTTTCTTAATGTGTGGTTTCATTATTTACGACACACAATTGATTATTGCAAAACATCATATGGGTAACAAAGATTTCATCGTGCATTCTTTGGATCTTTTCATGGACTTTATTGGCGTATTCCGTCATTTGCTAGTGATTCTTACGCAAAag GAAATTTCGAGGGAACAGCGTAAACGTAAAGATTAA
- the LOC127072041 gene encoding uncharacterized protein LOC127072041 yields the protein MKEILSTQNISGYNNSFVGNNGETSVNSMTNDNNTRRYAVLSTEWISAIGEELGMHPLSDSVLRRLAEDASYRLREILHKCITRLKHSRRKCLTSNDVNAVLTNLCDVDPILGTPDTMPEYHSEAKVFVPNERIINLVDKVNEAVNLSQDNVPFIQEMEVCDVKLTEARYNYAKRALKTLFNGSQKTFQVLVNDCATNPYLGGEGVIDRLMSIARSMVISNNAQYTRVSTRTCQLIIAIASNSEAVYPYYLTSVDKLTELLLELLLGQSFINLNLEVLFKECALKLMLRWPSVADKYISTLEEILLKEEKESMDVKKKRMTAMELLASVQPLLFFQSDKESLLFIDNILKSAPSGSVIWQRMALAVCALLKSGAHRLDLSSIIEHYGDSLLPYLPVKCNNDTSEYRKSPTLPIILKSKIKYAKVRPVNTKILWDRQSAFPDSTLKGPRKEIRFAFAGGRPVPPSNLRRVSLRANYQILRSEHQATLALVASRRLLVLRNTKKKVFHIYNLAHICL from the exons ATGAAGGAAATATTGTCAACACAAAATATTTCAggttataataattcttttgtcGGTAACAATGGAGAAACGAGTGTTAACAGTATgacgaatgataataatactagAAGATATGCTGTTCTCAGTACTGAATGGATTTCTGCTATTGGCGAAGAATTGGGAATGCATCCCTTGTCAGATTCTGTTCTACGAAGACTGGCAGAGGATGCTTCATATAGATTAAGAGAAATTTTAcat aaATGTATTACAAGACTGAAGCATAGTAGACGAAAATGTTTAACATCCAATGACGTAAATGCGGTCCTTACAAATTTATGCGATGTAGATCCGATCTTAGGAACACCGGATACAATGCCAGAATATCACTCGGAAGCCAAAGTATTTGTTCCTAATGAACGTATCATTAATTTGGTAGATAAAGTAAATGAAGCAGTTAATTTATCACAAGATAATGTACCTTTCATTCAAG agatGGAAGTTTGTGATGTGAAATTAACTGAAGCTCGTTACAATTATGCAAAACGTGCGTTAAAGACTTTGTTTAATGGTTCCCAAAAGACTTTTCAG GTATTGGTCAACGATTGTGCCACCAATCCATATTTAGGCGGAGAAGGAGTTATAGACAGATTAATGTCTATTGCTAGATCCATGGTAATCTCTAATAATGCGCAATATACTCGAGTTTCAACACGTACTTGTCAACTTATAATTGCTATTGCCAGCAATAGTGAAGCTGTTTATCCATATTACTTAACATCG GTTGATAAACTAACTGAATTGTTATTAGAACTACTTCTTGGACAGAGttttataaatcttaattTAGAAGTTCTTTTCAAGGAATGCGCTTTGAAATTGATGCTTCGTTGGCCATCTGTTGCTGATAA ATATATTTCTACATTGGAAGAAATACttcttaaagaagaaaaagagagtatggatgtaaagaagaaaagaatgactGCCATGGAATTATTAGCAAGCGTACAgccattacttttttttcaatccgATAAAGAGTCATTactttttatagataatattttaaaatcagCACCTTCGGGTTCTGTTATTTGGCAACGTATGGCT TTGGCAGTTTGTGCATTATTAAAATCAGGCGCTCATCGTTTGGATCTCTCAAGTATAATAGAACATTATGGAGATTCGTTATTGCCTTATTTACCTGTTAAATGTAATAACGATACAAGCGAATACAGAAAATCTCCAACTCTTccaattattttgaaaagtaaaataaaatacgctAAAGTCAGACCAGTAAATACTAAAATATTATGGGATAGACAGTCAGCATTTCcagactctactttaaaaggaccaagaaaagagataag aTTTGCATTCGCGGGTGGTCGACCAGTTCCTCCGAGTAATCTTAGACGCGTTAGTTTAAGAGctaattatcaaattttaagAAGCGAACATCAAGCTACTCTCGCGTTAGTCGCATCTCGTAGGCTTCTTGTATTAAGAAATACTAAGAAGAAGgtttttcatatttacaaTCTTGCACatatttgtttgtaa
- the LOC127072040 gene encoding mRNA-capping enzyme: MSGWNGNNKTSIPPRWLHCPRKAIKLIQNKFLAFKTPLSSAYNSQVPEECRFTIDMLFASLKSQKVKLGLWIDLTNTTRFYDKKDLEAQGCKYLKLQCRGHGETPSDEQTRFFVQVCKQFISHNPLEVIGVHCTHGFNRTGFLIISYLVEIDGTSVDAGLAEFAAVRPPGIYKVDYIKELYKRYDDEDDAPDPPPRPAWCLEYDDSNVEDTDEGPSTENHNYEKESKRRKKEFYNKNPVFMAGVSGVTPIVEQKKLVGIQRRVQEICSWTSTGFPGSQPVSMDLENIRLLHEKPYRVSWKADGTRYMMLIQADREIYFIDRDNSVFQAEGLTFPHPKDLSKCLRDTLLDGEMVIDKVCGKEYARYLAYDIVMYDGKDVAKLPFHPDRYEIIEREVIKSRHRALKEGRIRREQEPFSVRLKHFWDVTQAANLLSEKFAKNLSHEPDGLIFQPSKESYCPGPSPEVLKWKPISLNSVDFRLKIVTETGVGILPRKVGHLFVGGLDVPYSQMKVTKQIKDLNNAIIECKVENGQWVFMRVRKDKSFPNSVRTANSVFESIRRPITTEYLLEYIDKHRFLEDDSDLMPPPNKRSK; the protein is encoded by the exons ATGTCAGGTTGgaatggaaataataaaacatctaTTCCACCACGATGGCTTCATTGTCCAAGAAAAGCTATAAAGttgatacaaaataaattcttagCATTTAAGACACCGTTATCATCGGCGTACAATAGCCAAGTACCCGAAGAATGTCGATTTACGATAGATATGCTTTTCGCATCCCTCAAGAGTCAGAAAGTGAAACTTGGTTTATGGATCGATTTAACTAATACAACAAGGTTCTATGACAAGAAGGATTTGGAAGCACAAggttgtaaatatttaaaattgcaATGCAGAGGTCATGGAGAAACTCCATCGGACGAACAGACGCGTTTTTTTGTTCAAGTTTGCAAACAGTTTATTTCGCATAACCCATTAGAAGTTATTGGTGTTCATTGTACTCATGGTTTCAACAGAACAGGTTTCTTGATAATCAGTTACTTAGTGGAAATAGATGGTACCAGTGTTGATGCTGGCTTAGCCGAATTTGCTGCAGTTAGACCACCTGGTATTTACAAAGTTGATTATatcaaagaattatataaacgatacgacgacgaggatgatGCCCCTGATCCACCACCAAGACCGGCGTGGTGTCTAGAATATGATGACTCTAATGTAGAAGATACTGATGAAGGACCTAGTAcagaaaatcataattatgaaaaagaatccaagagaagaaaaaaagaattttataacaaaaaccCAGTATTTATGGCTGGTGTATCTGGTGTAACACCTATCGTGGAACAAAAGAAACTAGTTGGTATACAAAGACGTGTTCAAGAAATCTGTTCTTGGACATCGACGGGATTCCCTGGTTCTCAACCTGTTTCAAtggatttagaaaatattagattattaCATGAAAAACCATATAGGGTATCATGGAAAGCTGATGGAACCAG ATATATGATGCTGATACAAGccgatagagaaatatacttcATAGACAGAGATAACAGTGTTTTTCAAGCGGAAGGATTAACTTTCCCTCATCCAAAAGATCTATCCAAGTGTCTTAGAGATACGCTATTGGATGGT gAAATGGTAATTGATAAAGTATGTGGTAAAGAATATGCTAGGTATTTAGCATACGATATAGTTATGTATGATGGAAAAGATGTTGCTAAATTACCTTTCCATCCTGATCgatatgaaattattgaaagagaagtaataaaaagtagGCATAGAGCattgaaggaaggaagaatacGTAGAGAACAAGAACCTTTTTCAGTCCGATTGAAACACTTTTGGGATGTCACACAGGCTGCTAATTTACTTAGTGAAAAATTTGCTAAGAATCTATCTCACGAGCCCGATGGATTAATATTTCAGCCTTCTAAAGAATCATATTGTCCAGGACCATCTCCTGAAGTTTTAAAATGGAAACCTATTTCATTGAATTCGGTAGATTTcagattaaaaattgttactGAAACAGGAGTAGGAATTCTTCCACGAAAAGTTGGTCACTTGTTTGTTGGTGGTTTAGATGTACCATATAGTCAAATGAAAGTTACTAAACAaattaaagatttaaataatGCTATTATTGAATGTAAAGTAGAAAATGGCCAATGGGTATTTATGCGtgtaagaaaagataaatcgtTTCCTAATTCAGTACGTACTGCAAATTCCGTGTTTGAAAGTATTAGAAGACCGATTACGACAGAGTATCTTTTAGAATACATTGATAAACATAGATTTTTAGAAGATGATTCAGATCTTATGCCACCACCTAATAAAAGATCTAAATGA